Genomic window (Salmo salar unplaced genomic scaffold, Ssal_v3.1, whole genome shotgun sequence):
acggttgacaactcccttgtgtcctcctcccagagtgctaagaaccttggcgtgaccctggacaacaccctgtcgttctccactaacatcaaggcggtgacccgatcctgtagcttcatgctctacaacattcgcagagtacgaccctgcctcacacaggaagcggcgcaggtcctaatcgaggcacttgtcatctcccgtctggattactgcaactcgctgttggcggggctcccttcctgtgccattaaacccctacaactcatccagaactccgcagcccgtctggtgttcaaccttcccaagttctctcacgtcaccccgctcctccgctctctccactggcttccagttgaagctcgcatccgctacaagaccatggtgcttgcctacggagctgtgaggggaacggcacctccataccttcaggctctgatcaggccctacacccaaacgagggcactgcgctcatccacctctggcctgctggcccccctacctctgaggaagcacagttcccgctcagcccagtcaaaagtgttcgctgctctggcaccccaatggtggaacaagctccctcacgacgccaggacagcggagtcaatcaccaccttccggagacacctgaaaccccacctttttaaaacctgttagggctagggggcagcatttgcacgtctggataaaaaaaatgtacccgatttaatctggttactaatcctacccagtaactagaatatgcatatacttattatatatggatagaaaacacgctaaagtttctaaaactgtttgaatggtgtctgtgagtataacagaactcatttggcaggcaaaaccctgagacattttctgacaggaagtggatacctgatttgttgtattgactttaaacctatcccattgaaaaacacaggggctgaggaatattttggcacttcctattgcttccactagatgtcaccagcctttacaaagtgttttgagtcttctggagggagatctgaccgaacaagagccatggaacgatgatgtcccattagacacctggcgcgcgagttcatgttgggtaccctcgttccaatacgttataaaagagtatgcattcgtccaccttgaatattattcatgttctggttaaaaaggccctaatgatttatgctatacaacgtttgacatgtttgaacgaacggaaatatatttttcccctcgttcatgacgaagtccggctggcttagatcatgtgctaacaagacggagatttttggacataaatgatgagcttttttgaacaaaactacattcgttatggacctgtgatacctggaagtgacatctgatgaagagaatcaaaggtaatggattatttacatagtattttcgattttagatctccccaacatgacgtctagtctgtatcgcaacgcgtatttttctgggcgcagtgctcagattattgcaaaagtgtgatttcccagtaaggttatttttaaatatggcaagttgattgcgttcaagagatgtaaatctataattctttaaatgacaatataatattttaccaatgttttctaattttaattatttaatttgtggtgctgacttgactgccggttattggagggaaacgatttcctcaacatcaatgccatagtaaaacgctgtttttggatataaatatgaacttgatagaactaaaaatgcatgcattgtctaacataatgtcctaggagtgtcatctgatggagattgtaaaggttagtgcatcattttagctggttttatggttttggtgaccctgtctttgaattgacaaaacattacacacaactcttgtaaatgtactgtcctaacatactctgaatttatgctttcgccgtaaaacctttttgaaatcgtaaaacgtggttagattaaggagatgtttatctttcaaagggtgtaaaatagttgtatgtttgaaaaatttgaattttgacatttatttggattcaaatttgccgctcttgaaatgcacctgctgttgatggagtgcaccacgggtggcacgctagcgtcccacctagcccatagaggttaaggaatacctgggataggataaagtaatccttctaacccccccttaaaagatttagatgtactattgtaaagtggttgttccactggatatcataaggtgaatgcaccaatttgtaagtcgctctggataagagcgtctgctaaatgacgtaaatgtaaaatgtaaatgtgtaactCAGTAATAACACAGGTAGAGACTGAGAGTTATAGAAAACATAGTCATATGTTTATTCATGTTTCACCACACaaacggacggacagacagacatacagatggGCCGTGAGTCCTGATCTGTTGGAGAGAGTAGAGTCAAAGGGATAGCGTCTGTAAGCCCTGCTCTGGGGTCAGTTCTCAGTAGAGTCAGATGaatagaggacagaggacagagtctTTAAAGCGCTGCTCTGGGGTCAGTTCTCAGTAGAGTCAGATGaatagaggacagaggacagagtctTTAAAGCGCTGCTCTGGGGTCAGTTCTCAGTAGAGTCAGATGaatagaggacagaggacagagtctTTAAAGCCCTGCTCTGGGGTCAGTTCTCAGTAGAGTCAGATGaatagaggacagaggacagagtctTTAAAGCGCTGCTCTGGGGTCAGTTCTCAGTAGAGTCAGATGaatagaggacagaggacagagtctTTAAAAGCGCTGCTCTGGGGTCAGTTCTCAGTAGAGTCAGATGaatagaggacagaggacagagtctTTAAAGCGCTGCTCTGGGGTCAGTTCTCAGTAGAGTCAGATGaatagaggacagaggacagagtctTTAAAGCGCTGCTCTGGGGGTCAGTTCTCAGTAGAGTCAGATGaatagaggacagaggacagagtctTTAAAGCGCTGCTCTGGGGGTCAGTTCTCAGTAGAGTCAGATGaatagaggacagaggacagagtctTTAAAAGCGCTGCTCTGGGATCAGTTCTCAGTAGAGTCAGATGaatagaggacagaggacagagtctTTAAAGCGCTGCTCTGGGGTCAGTTCTCAGTAGAGTCAGATGaatagaggacagaggacagagtctTTAAAGCGCTGCTCTGGGGGTCAGTTCTCAGTAGAGTCAGATGaatagaggacagaggacagagtctTTAAAGCGCTGCTCTGGGGTCAGTTCTCAGTAGAGTCAGATGaatagaggacagaggacagagtctTTAAAGCGCTGCTCTGGGATCAGTTCTCAGTAGAGTCAGATGaatagaggacagaggacagagtctTTAAAGCGCTGCTCTGGGGTCAGTTCTCAGTAGAGTCAGATGaatagaggacagaggacagagtctTTAAAGCGCTGCTCTGGGGTCAGTTCTCAGTAGAGTCAGATGaatagaggacagaggacagagtctTTAAAGCGCTGCTCTGGGGTCAGTTCTCAGTAGAGTCAGATGaatagaggacagaggacagagtctTTAAAAGCGCTGCTCTGGGATCAGTTCTCAGTAGAGTCAGATGAATAGAGGACAGAGGACGGAGTCTTTAAGCGCTGCTCTGGGATCAGTTCTCAGTAGAGTCAGATGAatagtacagtacagacagtacagacagtacagaccgTTCAGAACACAGTACAGACCGTTCAGAACACAGTACAGACCGTTCAGAACACAGTACAGACCGTTCACAAAGTTCAGAACACAGTACAGACCGTTCAGaacacagtacagacagtacagacagtacagaccgTTCAGAACACAGTACAGACCGTTCAGAACACAGTACAGACCGTTCAGAACACAGTACAGACCGTTCAGACCGTTCAGAACACAGTACAGACCGTTCAGAACACAGTACAGACCGTTCAGAACACAGTACAGACCGTTCAGAACACAGTACAGACCGTTCAGAACACAGTACAGACAGTTTACACCAGCCATCTAACAGGTCGCTAACAGAACAAGTACCATCCAATAGACTCTTCACTGGGGGGGCCTACAGCCTGGATGGGGCTGGGGGGGGTTCCTACAGCCTGGATGGGGCTGGGGGGGGGTCCTACAGCCTGGATGGGGCTGGGGAGGGGGTCCTACAGCCTGGATGGGGCTGGGGAGGGGGTCCTACAGCCTGGATGGGGCTGGGGAGGGGGTCCTACAGCCTGGATGGGGCTGGGGGGTCCTACAGCCTGGATGGGGCTGGGGGGTCCTACAGCCTGGATGGGGCTGGGGGGGGGTCCTACAGCCTGGATGGGGCTGGGGGGGGTCCTACAGCCTGGATGGGGCTGGGGGGGGTCCTACAGCCTGGATGGGGCTGGGGGGGGTCCTACAGCCTGGATGGGGCTGGGGAGGGGGCCTACAGCCTGGATGGGGCTGGGGAGGGGGGGTCCTACAGCCTGGAtggggctgggggaggggggcCTACAGCCTGGATGGGGCTGGGGGGGGTCCTACAGCCTGGATGGGGCTGGGGAGTGGGGGTCCTACAGCCtggatggggctggggagagggggggggcctTTAGCTGTCCTTAAATGTGCTGTGTTTGGCACATTCTCCTCATTAAATAGCTGGGAACTGTAAAATAAGAAGTTAACAACCTTCCTTTTTCCTGGAAATGCATTAGATTCAGAACTGGAGGTTGAATGTGGCTTAAAACACCAAGTGGTTTAAGAAGCAGCCAGACTGGCATTGAGTTACTATGGTAACAGCAGGCCACTTCAATGTCCTCCTAACCAATAGAAACCAACATGACAGAATATCCATTTGGGTTCTAGTATCTACTGCAGCGTCAACACTGCATGTAGGAgatcctctctgtgtgtctgggtacAGTTTCAGACCTGTTCAGGTGTATTGGTGGGTATTAGTGTGTAATAAAATATATTGGTGGGTATTAAAGTGTAttggtgtgtattagtgtgtaatACAGTGTATTGATGGGTATTAAAGTGTATTGGTGTGTATTAAAGTGTAttggtgtgtatgagtgtgtaatAAAGTGTATTGGTGGGTATTAAAGTGTATTAGTGTGTAATAAAGTGTATTGGTGTGTAATAAAGTGTATTGGTGGGTAATAaagtgtattagtgtgtattagtgtgtattaaAGTGTATTGATGGGTATTAaagtgtattagtgtgtattaaagtgtattggtgtgtattagtgtgtaatACAGTGTATTGGTGGGTA
Coding sequences:
- the LOC123739006 gene encoding glycine-rich cell wall structural protein-like produces the protein MGLGRGSYSLDGAGGSYSLDGAGGSYSLDGAGGGSYSLDGAGGGPTAWMGLGGVLQPGWGWGGSYSLDGAGEGAYSLDGAGEGGSYSLDGAGGGGPTAWMGLGGVLQPGWGWGVGVLQPGWGWGEGGGL